In the Pedobacter cryoconitis genome, AAGTCTGCGTAGGTTTATCAATTTGAATCTCCCAGTCCTGGTCTGTAAACTGCGCAAAGTTCTTGTGGTTCCAGGTATGACTTGCAATTACATGTCCATCATCTGATAGCTCTTTAATCTGCGCCTTGCTCATATATCTTGGTCTGCCGATAGATACAGTCATAATAAAAAATACGCCTTTAAACCCATGTTTTTTCAGTTCTGAAGCTCCTACAGTATATTGATCCAAATCTGTATCATCGAAAGATATCATAATCGGTTTTGAAGGTAGTTTCGTACCGTAATTCAAATAATCATACAACTGATCTGGTAAAATAGTATGATAGCCACTATCTGCCAGCATTTTCATATGATCTCTGAAGTTAGCAGGAGGAATAATATCATCATGCGCTCTTTGGGAATCTGAAGCTTTCCAATCCCTGATCTGATGATAACACAATACTGGAACTTCCTTACGTAAAATAATCGTTTTAGCGTCAGCCGGCAAAGATTTCACAGGAACTGTTGATTGCGCATCATGTATTAAAGTATCCTTAGCAGTTTTAGCTAGTTGTTGTTTAGAATCAGAATGACAAGCGAAAAGAAACAATAAAAAAAAGAGGAATAACGAATGGGGGTATGTTTTCATGGACACAAAAATAAATATATTTTGCGAACAGTATTAAAATTACCAAACACCTTGTCCTAAAAATTGTTAAATTTAAGTATGGAAAAAGAAGAAATCAAAAGAATACTGGAAACAGTGGAACAACAAGTAAGCTCTTCTATTCTTGGAGGAATGGAAGACGCTTATGAAGAGTTGGAGCGTCTGGGTTATATCATTATTCATCCGGATAGCGCCCATCCCTCCGCAACAATCACGCAAAAGGGAGAAGATTTCCTGGAGAATTACTAACCCGGAGATAAAATAATAAAGAAGGTCTGATCAGCCTGTCTGCATTCAGGCCTTATTTATTATTTTGCTTGCTGTCCGGTTTGGAGCAGCCATTGTTTATATTTCTCTTCAAGGAAGCCAGACAAATCAGCCATATATCCCGCTGTTTTAACCGTAAAATGATCTCCCGGATAATATTTAAAAAGCATAGCTGCCTGTACCGCTTTCATTTCCTCATTCATTAACCTGACCGGATAATTCAGCATAAAGTTATCCTCATCCCCTATCGATATCCGTATTTTCCCGTCCAGATCTTTTTTTAAATCTTTCCAGTTATTTCTCAGGTATAAAGAAATATCATACTTTTTCCAGTTTTCAACAGTATGCTGATTGATCGAACCGGTTTTAGGATCACAAATCGACTCCGGTATCCCATCTTTTCCTTTTTTACTGAATACCGCTTCAAAAGAACGCTGCTGTTCTCCTCTTGAAATAACATGCTCTACCTGGTACATCTCTTTCAAATAAGAAAAAGGAAATCTGCCGGCAACTGTTCCACCCGGATTGAGCCGCCCCTTAGCATCATAGAACAAGCTACTATCTTTGTATAAGTTCACATTCAGAAACTTGCGGAAATCCACATAATCAGGACTACTGGAAGCTGTAGCCAGGAATAGCTTTGGATAATGCGTTTGTAACCATAAAACAGACCAGCCTCCACTACTATGACCTGTTAACAATCTTGCCCCATTGCAGCGATACTGCTTTTCCAGCAAAGGAATAAACTCCTGGGTCAATGCATCTCCCCATGGGCCATTATTATCACTATTCGCATAAGCAGTATGTCCCAAGGCACAATTACCATCCAAAAACACACGGATAACTGGAGTAGTGCCAATTACTGCAGGCATTTTGCCTGTAACCGACATATAATGATGATCACCGCCAAAGCCAGTCACGATAAATAATACAGGAAATTTAGCTGACGGGTTTTTATAATATTCAGCTGGTAACTGAACAGCTGCATCTAAAGTAAATTTCTTCTGGTAGAAATTACTCAATAACCTGGTGGGAGCTTTGAATTCTTTGATGAATTCCGTTTCCTGAAAAACGAGTTCAGGAACCACCTGATCTGCCAATAAGGTAAAAGACTGCTTTAAATCTTTACCAATTACTATTTTTTGCGGAGTACTAAATATATTACCCGGACTGGCTGCAATAGCTCTTCCTCCGAGATTCAAGTCCCAGACTGCCTGGATATAATAAACTCCACGTTCCATCTCAGAAGGCAGAACAGGATAGGACGTTGCCAGATCATCGATAACAATGCTTTCGCCAGGTTTAATCCCTTTAACCTCCACTGCAAAGCAATTTAATGGTTCTATACCGATAGACGCAGTTAAGGGCTGAGGGTTATTCTTTGATAAGTACAGAAAAACCTTTCCTGTAAAAGACTGATTTAATGAGGCAGGAGAATAAGCTACTTTAAATTGCTGTGCAAAGCTGTTTAAAGTAAAAGCCAGGAAGAAAGATAGTAAACAGCATATCTTTTTGATCATAACGATTTAAAGGATTGATTAAACCTCTAATATACGGGTAGGATCTGATATTAAAATTTAAAAGCACTGTAACAGGGTGATGAATCCCGTTACAAGTGCTTACCTATTAACTAAATAATGAAGATCAAATATAATATTAATGCAACACAATTGCAACTGTATTGCATTAATATTATAAGGCTGTAACCAATTCTTTACGAATACTGATTAACACATCAATACCGGCTATTGAATTACGTTTTCGAAAGGATTAGCAAATACCTCTTTATTCATCTGCTGAAGTTCTTCTTCCACGGTCAGCAAACAAGCAGTCAATTCCTCGTGCAATTGTTCTTTTTGAAGATCCTGCGCAATAAATACCAGTTCATTCATCCGGTCGCCATAATTTGCATCCCAGCGGTTCTCAATTTCTTTTCTATTGTCCGCAAAATCCTGGTAATTCAACCTTTCAGAAGGCAGCATGCTCGCCCACCACGTTCCAGCACTCTCAATCCGCAGCGATCCGCCCGCCTGTGAAAAGTTTAAAGCACGGTCTGGCATTGGCGCTAACCAAAACAACCCTTTTGTTCTGATCACATTTGGTGGGAATTGTTCGTTCAGGTAACGCCATAAACGTTCAGGATGAAAAGGCTTAGAAGAACGGAATACCGTACTGCTGATCCCATATTCTTCAGTTTCGGGTAAATGTTCAGCATTTAACTCTTTAATCCATCCTGCCCCTTGAGAAGCCTCGTCAAAATCGAACAAACCAGTATTTAATATCTCTTTCAGATCAACCTGACTAAAAGAAGTATCAATTAATTTAGCTGAAGAATTCAACTTGCGGATCACAGCTTTCAAAAGCAATAAATCCGCTGCAGAAACCAAATCTGTTTTATTCAGGATAATCACATTTGCAAACTCAATCTGATCAGTTAACAAATTAACTATTGTCCGCTGGTCAGCACTATCATCTACCCATCCCCTATCTACCAGCAATTCATTTGTTCCAAAGTCTTTTTTAAAATTAAAACAGTCTACCACGGTCACCATTGTATCCAGTTTACTAAACTTACTTAAGTCGATATTCATTTCCAGATCTACATAACTAAAAGTTTGGGCTACCGGAACAGGCTCAGATATACCAGTACTCTCAATAACCAGATAATCAAAACGATTTTCCTTCGCAAGCTTTTCTACTTCAGCAATCAAATCTTCCCGCAGCGTGCAACAAATACAACCATTGCTCATCTCTACTAATTTCTCTTCTGTCCGGGATAACATATTATCCCGCTGAATTGCATTCGCATCAATATTTATTTCGCCCATATCATTGACAATCAACGCTACTCTCAAGTTTTGTTTGTTATGTAGAATATGGTTTAGCAAGGTAGTTTTCCCACTTCCAAGAAATCCACTGAGCACAGTTACAGGTAATAATTTAGTCTTCATTTTATGTGTATATTTAATGCAATCAAGTTGCAAATATAATAGAAACAATATAAATGCAATATTATTGCATTTATATTTACCAGGAGATAACAATCCTGAGCACAGCACGTTTACCTATTCAATTGCAGTAGCAAACTCTTTACACATATACTATATGCAATAAACTTGCATATAGTATTTTTGTTAAAAATTAAACAGACCCACACAAATGATATCCATCAAATCAGTTTCACACAGTTATGGTAATGCACTCCGCATTGGCTTTAAAGACTGGGAAATCAATAATGGCGAACAATGGTTACTCTTAGGAGAATCGGGTAGCGGAAAAACGACTCTGCTACACATTCTAACCGGCATATTAAAACCCGTTGCCGGAGCAGTAAATATGGATGGTACCTCCATATATTCCCTATCTTCCCGTGAGCTTGATCAGTTTAGAGGCAGAAATATAGGGATCATCTTTCAGCGCCCGCATTTAATTAAAAGCCTGACAATTGCAGAAAACCTGGTTATGGCTCAGAGTTTTGCCCGTCTTCCAGAAGACCTGAAAAGAGTAAATGAAGTTTTAACCTCCCTGGGCATAGCAGACAAAAAAAATAGTTATCCCAATGAATTAAGTCAGGGACAACTGCAAAGAGTCTCTATCGCAAGGGCTGTCATCAATAAACCAGCCCTGTTAATTGCAGATGAGCCTACTTCCAGTCTGGACGATAAAAATGCACAGGCTGTACTTGAATTATTACTGCAGCAATCTGGTTTAAACCAGGCCACATTAATTGTAGCCACCCATGATAAAAGAGTTAAAGATGCATTTACAAATACCTACGAATTAAAATGAGCCCATTAAAAATCAGCTGGAAAAGTTTATGGTCTAAACCATTATCCTCCGCACTAAATATTATGCTCATTGCCTTCGGTACGGGTATATTGACAATTCTGCTTTTAGCCTCCACACAAATCGGAGAGAAATTAGATAACAATGCTAAAGACATCGATTTGGTAGTTGGTGCCAAAGGAAGCCCGCTCCAGCTTATTCTGAGCAGCATCTATTATATTGATTTCCCGACCGGAAACATTCCTTTAAAAGAAGCACAGGAATTAGCACGCAGCCCATTCGTTAAAAAAGCTGTTCCCTTAGCACAAGGCGATAATTACCAGGGCATCAGAATCGTAGGTACAGACAGCAATTTCGTCAGTATCTATAAACTAAAAACCAGTACAGGCAAATTCTGGAATGCTGATTTTGAAGTCACCATAGGCTCAACTGTCGCTATCAACCAGAAATTAAAAATTGGAGATACCTTTTTCGGTGCCCATGGACTCACAGGCAGTTCAGACATTCATAAAACACACGCCTATAAAGTAGTCGGAATTTTAGCCCCACAGGGGAATGTTACCGACAACCTGATCCTGACTAATATTTCAAGCGTATGGAAAATGCACGAAGACCATGAAAAAGAAGAAGCTACAGAACGTCATGAACACCAGGATCACAGGCCAGACCAAACCGGACACCAGGATGAAAAAGAAATTACAGCCCTGCTTATTCAATACAGGTCACCGATGTCTGTAGTCATGTTTCCAAGAATGGTCAATCAATCTACCAATTTACAAGCCGCTTCGCCTGCGATGGAAAGTACCCGCTTATTCTCATTGATAGGCGTTGGAGTAGATACGCTTCAATGGTTTGCGGCCCTGATTATGCTCATTGCTGCGATTAGTGTATTTGTAAATTTATATAACTCCTTAAAAGAAAGAAGTTACGACCTGGCTATTATGCGGACACTGGGCGCTTCCAGAAGCCAGTTATTCTGTATTGTGATTTTTGAAGGAATCCTGCTTACTTTAGCTGGTACAATTATTGGAATAGTTTTGGGACATCTAATCCTGCAGCTGATCGGAAACTATCAGGAAAGTAGTCAGGCCAGACTCAGTGGGTTTATCTTACTGAAAGATGAAATTTATTTATTTGTTGCCGGGCTGGCGATTGGTATATTTGCAGCTGTAATTCCTGCCATGCAGGCTTACCGGTCAAATATCTCTAAGATATTGTCTAAAAACTAAATATGAACACGCGAATGAAACCACTGCTCGTTATATTCTTACTACTTTCAGGCTATGCTGTGAAAGCTCAGCATAATCCAAATGACCAGATCAGCTCTTCTAATTGGGATGTAATCGGAGGAGTAGATTTTAAGATTGTGAAGGATACACAGATGTTTGCCATTTACAATGCCGATATTAAAAAATACGCAAATAAACCATTTGAACTAGAAGGATACTTAGTCCCGATTAAAGATGGGATGAAACAAACTAAATTTATGCTTTCGACCCTTCCGATTAACCAATGTTATTTCTGCGGAAAAAATGGCGTACCGATTATGGTGATGGTTGAGCTTGCTGAACCGATTAAATTTACTTATCAAACCATAACTATTAAAGGAACGCTGAAACTAAGCACTGGAAATGCAATGGACAATCCACCAATAGCACTAGTTAACGCAAAGTCAATTTAATGAACATGAAAATCGATCCTACTAACATACTCAAAGAACACGCGCTGAAACATACCAAACAAAGAGTTCGTGTTTTAGAAGAGATAGCCTTAGATACTGTCGCTATTTCGCAACCCGAACTGGAAAAAAAGCTCGGTAAAGAAATTGACAGGGTAACACTTTACCGCATCTTAAACATCTATGAGGATAAAGGAATTCTGCACCGGATTATGGATATGAACGGAACGGCTAATTATGCCATTTGTTCTTCTTCCTGTTCAGCCGATCATCACCACGATGAACATATTCACTTTAACTGTACCACATGCAATAAAATATACTGTCTGGATGTTGCAGTGCCACATAGCACGATGCCAAAAGGATTCACAGCCAAAACAGTAAATACAACTGCTTACGGAACCTGCGAAAAGTGCAATCTTGAAGTTAAAAAGAATTAATAAACATAAAAAAAGGTGCGGAAGTTAAGACCTCCGCACCTTTCTTAGTATAATTTATCAGGATTAGTGTCCTGCGTGTCCATCAGCACCATGTGCATGACCATGACTTAATTCTTCTTCAGTTGCTTCACGTACCGAAAGGATTTTACCACCAAAAATCAGGTTTTTACCAGCCATCGGATGGTTTAAATCTACTGAAATAGTAGTATCATGAACAGCAGTAACACCTGCTCTGAAGTGATTTCCTTCGTTATCTTGTAAAGGAATAACATCACCTACATTAGGCAAGTCAACATCTTTGAACATATCTTTTGGTAAGTCAGCGAAAGCTCCCGGATCTAAATCACCGTAACCATCAGCTGCACTTAGCTCAAATTTATACTCATCACCAACATTTAATCCAGTTAAATGCTCTTCAAATTTAGGCAACATCATACCTGCACCGTATAAGAATACCAATGCATTTTGCTCATCAGCTTTTTCTACGAAAACTTGTTGTCCCTCTTCATTAGTCGTATGCAGTTCGTACGTTAATGAAACTACTGTATTGGGTTTAATACTCATTGGAATCTTATTTAGTTAATTAATTTTAATGCTTCTTCAACTGTTGTTACAGGCAGTTGACATGATTTATTTCGGCAAATATATATTTTTGTTTCAATGCTTTGCTTATCTTTTAACAAAGGAAGTATAGAATTTGTTCCTCCTAATATAATTTTGTTTGGGATGTATCTCTCATTCAGCGATTTCCTCACCTGAGTGATAGCATCTCCGGAGAATGCAATTTCATTAATTCCAAACACTTCATTCATCATCTGGATCGCCCAGTTAGAATAAGCAGAGCCATAAGTTTTAATTTGAGGATGTACTGCAGCCAACATCGCATCTGCTCTTTCCGTATAACGGGTCTCATCAAATAATAGGCCCAGATGTTTTAAGTTTTGTGCCATGACTGAGTTCGCAGCAGGAATCACATTATCCATAATCTCATGCTTACGTGCAATCAAAGACTCCCCATTAGCAGGTGTATAAAACAACATTGGGCTGTCCAGATCACGGAAATTGCTGAGCACCCAATCTGTCAGTTTCTTTGCTTCCAGTAACCAGCGATCTTCAAAATCAGCTTCATATAAAGCAATTAAAGCAGCGATAAAGAAAGCATAATCATCAAGGAAACCAGTGATTGAAGCTTTATTATGTTTATAATTCCGGTACAATCCACCGTTTTCGGCCGTTAGGTTAGCCAGGATAAAATCTGCTGCTTTTCTTGCCGCCAGGTAAAACTCTTCCCGGTCAAAAATCTGACTGCTTTCTGACAATGCTTTAATCATCATCGCATTCCACGCAGTCAAACACTTATCATCTAAGCCTGGATGCATTCTTTTACTCCTGACCGCCAGCAATTTTTCCTTAGCCGAATTTAGTTTTTTTGTAAAATCAGCAATCGGAATCCCCTTTAATTCAGCGTATTCTTCAGGTGTATATTTTCTCAGCAGAATATTGATTTCTTCCTCTTCCCAATTCCCCTGTGCTGTAACATTGAAATAATCTGCCAGTAATGCAGCATCAGCACCCAGTATTTTTTCGAACTCCAATAAATCCCATACATAGAATTTACCTTCAACCCCTTCACTGTCGGCATCCAAAGCGGAATAAAATAATCCTTCGGGAGATGTCATTTCACGCTCTATCCAGGCAATTGATTCTATAGCTACTTCTTTAAACAAATGAATACCTGAAAATTGATAAGCTTCCGCATATAAACTGATAAGCTGTGCATTATCATATAACATCTTTTCGAAGTGAGGCACATGCCAGCTGCCATCTACCGAATACCTGGCGAAACCACCACCTATCTGATCATAAATTCCACCAAAAGCCATCTTTTCCAATGTCAGCAGCGTCGCTACATGCGTTGCATTCTCCTTCATTAAATGACTATAACGCAATAAAAACTGCCAGTTATTAGGTAAAGGGAATTTAGGCGCCCTGTTATATCCCCCTTCCATCATATCGAAATTACGCTTCCACGGTGTAGTAATATCCTGTAAGTCTTTTTCTGTATAAGGAGTAGTTCTGATATTAGGAATCACTTTTTCTGAGTTCCGGATACCTTCAGTTAGCTGAACAGCATATTGTTCTGCTTTACCAGGTTCAGTTTGCCATAAACCGGCAACGTTTAACAAGATATTGATCCAATCCTCTTTTTTAAAATAAGTGCCTCCATAGATTGGCCGCTGATCAGGTAAACAAATACAATTTAATGGCCATCCTCCACTACCAGTCATCAATTGGATAGCCAGCATATAAATCTGATCAATATCAGGCCTTTCTTCCCGGTCTACTTTAATACAAACAAAATGTTTATTCATCACCTCTGCTACTTCGTGTAACTCAAAGCTCTCCCGTTCCATCACATGGCACCAGTGACAAGCTGAATAACCAATACTGACCAGAATCAGTTTGTTTTCCTGCTTTGCTTTTGCTAACGCTTCTTCCCCCCATTCATACCAGTTTACAGGATTATAAGCATGCTGCAAAAGGTAAGGCGAAGAGGCGCGGATTAAACTATTAGGTTCCAGATTCATAAGACAAAGATAAAAACAATTCTGTACGGGCACGTCACTTCTTATCCTACATCAACTGATGCGGAAGCGGTTCAAAGTATATTTGTATAACGAAAATCAAAGCAGGTTGTTGTTAAAACATTTTAACACAATCGTTTTGATTACCTCAAAAAAGGAGAAATAAAATGAAGAAGTTAATTGAAAAAATCGTGACAAAACCTGGTCAGCCAGGCATGGTGGGTGATGGGTTCAGAGTCTTTAACTATATACCTGGAGCTGATATTTCTAAAAGAAGGATCAGTCCGTTTTTATTAATGGATTTTAATGCAGCATATGATTTCGGGCCCTCAGATCACGTCAGAGGAGTAGATGTTCACCCACATAAAGGTTTTGAAACCGTTACTATTGCTTATCAAGGCAGCATTGCACATCACGATAGTGCCGGAAACAGTGGAATTATTAATACAGGTGATGTACAATGGATGACTGCCGGAGAAGGGATTCTGCATAAAGAATACCACGAAGAAACCTTTTCTAAAACCGGAGGGCCTTTTGAAATGGTTCAATTGTGGGTAAATCTTCCTAAAAAAGATAAATGTGTTCCTGCGCATTACCAGGAATTAAAAGCTGCCGGAATGGGAAAAGTTGAATTAGCAGACCAGGCAGGTACAGTGAACGTGATTGCTGGAAATTTTAACGGAGTATCCGGGCCAGCTGAGACTTATACCCCGGTAAACCTGTTCGACATTAAATTAAATGAAGGTGGAGAACTGACTACTACCATTACTGCAACGCACAATACTGCTTTGTTAGTTGTAAACGGTAGTATAATTATCAATGATGAAATCGCGACAGAACATAGTTTTGTATTATTTGAGAATAAGGGAGAGGAAATCCATATTAAGGCAAATCAGAAAAGTGTGATCTTGTTATTAAGCGGAGCACCAATTGATGAACCGATAGTAAGTTATGGCCCTTTTGTAATGAATACGGAAGAAGAAATCCATCAGGCAATTGAAGATTTCAATGCCGGCAAATTTGGTGTATTGAATTAAATGTAAAAGACATGAATGAAGAATATGTAAATCTGCCACTGGTTAAAAATCAGGATCAGAACCGTTTCGAACTTAAAGTAGGTGATTATACCGCATTTATAGCTTATAAAGAACGGAGCAAGAAAATCTGGCTCATTCATACCGAAGCACCAGAAGAGTTGAAAGGTAAAGGTGCAGCAACTGCTGTGATCGAAAAGACGTTGACCTACATGGAAGAAAACGAGTATAAACTGATTCCGCTATGTCCTGTAGTGGTAGCTTACCTTAAACGCCATACAGATTGGAACCGGATATTGGATGAAAGCGTTACCCCTTTCTAATTGATCATTCATAAGAAGCCTTTTAAGGGGGCTTCTTATTTCCGGTAGACTGGCGATTAATAAAAATAAATATTAATCCCTGAATGAATTACCTATTTAATCAGCAGTTGCTGAAAAGATAAACTATCTCCCCTGAACGCATTGAAATCTACTACATGATTGATCCCTGTAATCCGGGCTTTATCTGAGTGCTGCCAAAAAGACCATTTAGTATTTGCACCAGCTTTCAATTCTGCTTTATAATAATGTGCAATCCACAAAGGATAGCCATCAAAATGTCCTTTCAGATAATCTTTATAAAAGACCAATCCAGAGTAAATAATAGGTTTTACACCCGTTTTTCTTTCTACATGAGTGATAAAATCCTTCAATTCTATCCGCATTTTCTCAGGAGATACGCCACTTAAGGTTTCAATATCGATAACCGGGGGTAAATCTCCAGACTCATATTTAACAGTCTGCAAGAAAAACCGGGCTTGCCATAAACCCGATTTTTTAGGAATAAAATAATGATATGCACCACAAATAATACCTGCTTTTGGCGCCTCCCTCCAATTGCGCTGAAAATATGAGTCAACACTTGAAACCCCTTCTGTAGCTTTAATAAATGCAAATTTGATACTCACATCATCGTCCTTCATTGCTTTTACCTTCGTCCAGTCAATTTTGCCCTGATAAGAAGAAACATCAATTCCATGAATCGTATACCGTTTAGGAATTTGAATATCAAAACTCTTATAAGTCCTGTAATTCGGATCTTCTCCAATATCCATTATCCATCGGGTTGTCGAAGTAAAAAGCTTCAGCACATAACCATAATATAAAGGAGAAAATAAAATGAGTAATAACCCTGCAATAACAAATTTCCATTGTAATGAAAGCCCTTTTTTCTTCTTCGCAGCAGGCTTTCTCCGCTTTGGAGCTGTTTTTGGAGTTACTTTTGGACTCGCCTTAGGTACAAGAGGCTGATCAAAAATAAGCTTTCCCTGGTTGGCAGGTATTTTCTTTAGAGGTGGAGGCACGGGGTAAAAATACAAAAGGGCAGCCATTTGGCCACCCTTTGTTGATAGAATTATCTAAAATTATTTGCTTAGTTCCGCAAAATACTTGTGGAATAAAGGCAAAGTTTCAAT is a window encoding:
- a CDS encoding glycoside hydrolase family 25 protein, giving the protein MAALLYFYPVPPPLKKIPANQGKLIFDQPLVPKASPKVTPKTAPKRRKPAAKKKKGLSLQWKFVIAGLLLILFSPLYYGYVLKLFTSTTRWIMDIGEDPNYRTYKSFDIQIPKRYTIHGIDVSSYQGKIDWTKVKAMKDDDVSIKFAFIKATEGVSSVDSYFQRNWREAPKAGIICGAYHYFIPKKSGLWQARFFLQTVKYESGDLPPVIDIETLSGVSPEKMRIELKDFITHVERKTGVKPIIYSGLVFYKDYLKGHFDGYPLWIAHYYKAELKAGANTKWSFWQHSDKARITGINHVVDFNAFRGDSLSFQQLLIK